The genomic stretch TGCGAAGCTGCAGTAAAGGTTCACGGGGTCTTTCCGTCCCGTTGCGGGTAAACGGCATCTTCACCGTTACTACAATTTCACCGAGCTCGCGGCCGAGACAGTGCGCACATCGTTACACCATTCGTGCAGGTCGGAACTTACCCGACAAGGAATTTCGCTACCTTAGGACCGTTATAGTTACGGCCGCCGTTTACCGGGGCTTCATTTCAGTGCTTCTCCCGAAGGATAACACCCCCACTTAACCTTCCGGCACCGGGCAGGTGTCAGGCCCTATACGTCATCTTGCGATTTAGCAGAGCCCTGTGTTTTTGATAAACAGTCGCATGCGCCATTTCTCTGCGGCCCCGACTTTACGTCGGGGCTCCCCTTCTCCCGAAGTTACGGGGTCATTTTGCCTAGTTCCTTAGCCGCGAATCACTCGAGCGCCTCAGGATTCTCTCCTTGACTACCTGTGTCGGTTTACGGTACGGGCCTCTATACTCGCTTTTCTTGGAAGATCGTTCACTACTTCGCTTCGCCCGAAGGCTAGGCTCAACGTACTATTCCGTCAGTACCTAGTAGCTACAAATCTCCGTCACTTTTATTGTATAGAAGGCGCAGGAATATTAACCTGCTTTCCATCGGTTTCCCCGTTCGGGTACACCTTAGGTCCCGGCTTACCCTGATCCGATTAGCGTTGATCAGGAAACCTTAGTCTATCGGCGTGCGGGTTTCTCACCCGCATTATCGTTACTTATGCCTACATTTGCTTTTCCAAACGCTCCAACATGGCTCGCGCCACATCTTCAACGCAGTTTGGAATGCTCCTCTACCACTACGCGTAGCGTAGTCCATAGCTTCGGTGGTATACTTATGCCCGATTATCATCCATGCCCAATCGCTCGACTAGTGAGCTGTTACGCACTCTTTAAATGAATGGCTGCTTCCAAGCCAACATCCTAGCTGTCTAAGCAATCAGACCTCGTTTGTTCAACTTAGTATACACTTGGGGACCTTAGCTGATGGTCCGGGTTCTTTCCCTTTCGGACATGGACCTTAGCACCCATGCCCTCACTCCTGTGAAACATTTTGCAGCATTCGGAGTTTGTCTGGATTTGATAGGCGGCGAAGCCCTCGCATCCAATCAGTAGCTCTACCTCTGCAAAACTATCACAAGGCTGCACCTAAATGCATTTCGAGGAGTACGAGCTATTTCCCAGTTTGATTGGCCTTTCACCCCTACCCACAGTTCATCCAAAGACTTTTCAACGTCTCCTGGTTCGGTCCTCCATGTTGTGTTACCAACACTTCAACCTGACCATGGGTAGATCACAGGGTTTCGCGTCTAGCGCCACTGACTCTTTCGCCCTATTCAGACTCGCTTTCGCTTCGGGTACACCTCTTAAAGGCTTAGCCTCGCCAGTGACGACTAACTCGTAGGCTCATTATGCAAAAGGCACGCAGTCATCCCGATAAATCGGGACTCCTACCGCTTGTAAGCGCACGGTTTCAGGTACTATTTCACTCCCCTGTTCGGGGTGCTTTTCACCTTTCCCTCACGGTACTTGTTCGCTATCGGTCTCTCAGGAGTATTTAGCCTTACCGGATGGTCCCGGCAGATTCAGACAGGATTTCACGTGTCCCGCCCTACTCAGGGTACTACTAGAATCATGTTCCTTACGTGTACTGGACTGTCACCTTCTACGGTCTGCTTTTCCAAAACAGTTCCACTTTAAAACACTTCTTCATATCGTAGCCCTACAACCCCAACTTTGCCGAAACAAAATTGGTTTAGGCTGTTCCCACTTCGCTCGCCACTACTACGGGAATCATTATTATTTTCTTTTCCTCCGGGTACTTAGATGTTTCAGTTCCCCGGGTTAGCCTTCCGTTTACACGGAATATCCATTATAGATGGGTTGTCCCATTCGGGTATTTGCGGATCGATTCGTATTTGCCAATCCCCGCAACTTATCGCAGCTTGTCACGCCCTTCATCGCCTCTGAGAGCCAAGGCATCCTCCGTACGCCCTTAGTAACTTTCTTTAGAGAATCCTCGTATTGATTCGTTTGTATCTCTTTTGTAAAATTGTTAATCTTTAATCACTTGTGATTTGACTCTTAATGATTTGAATCATTAAAATTTTTCCCAACATGCCAAAGAACTTTAACTTTCTGGCTTCAAGCAATTCGCTTCAAGCCTCAAGTGAGTAGATAAGAAAGGAATTGAACCTTAATTTGCAGCCTTTTCTGCTTTATCTTCTGTGTTCCATCATTTTGTAATGAACGAATGCCTTGCGGCTTTTTTTCTATTTTGAAGCAACTTCTTTTGGTGTCTAGTTACAGGTCTCAGGTTTCAGCTTATCTCTAAACACTAAACTCTGATCTCTGAACTCTGTTTGCGTGGAGAATAAGGGAGTCGAACCCTTGACCTCTAGAATGCAAATCTAGCGCTCTAGCCAACTGAGCTAATCCCCCGACTTATCAGTTCGCAGTGTTCAGTTTCAGTGTTCAGTTTTCACTGACTACTGCGACTGTATACTGTTGACTGGGCTGTAGTCCCGCCCAGACTTGAACTGGGGACCCCTACATTATCAGTGTAGTACTCTAACCAGCTGAGCTACGGGACTGTTTTGCGGCTGCAAGCTTCCGAGCTCTTAGCTTTTCGCGACAGCTCCCGCTTGTAACTCTTATATTTTATAAAAAAAGCAAGGGCCAATTTGTTAATTTCGTCTCCGAAATTGAAACCAAGGCTCCAGAAAGGAGGTGTTCCAGCCACACCTTCCGGTACGGCTACCTTGTTACGACTTAACCCTAGTTACTAGTTTTACCCTAGGCCGCTCCTTGCGGTCACAGACTTCAGGCACCCCCAGCTTCCATGGTTTGACGGGCGGTGTGTACAAGGCCCGGGAACGTATTCACCGGATCATGGCTGATATCCGATTACTAGCGAATCCAACTTCATGGAGTCGGGTTGCAGACTCCAATCCGAACTGGGACAGGCTTTAGAGATTAGCATCACGTCGCCGTGTAGCTGCCCTTTGTACCTGCCATTGTAACACGTGTGTAGCCCTGGACATAAGGGCCGTGCTGATTTGACGTCATCCCCACCTTCCTCTCACCTTACGGTGGCAGTCTCGCTAGAGTCCCCGGCATTATCCGCTGGCAACTAACGATAGGGGTTGCGCTCGTTATGGGACTTAACCCGACACCTCACGGCACGAGCTGACGACAACCATGCAGCACCTTGTAAATAGCCCCGAAGGGAAAACCTATCTCTAAGTTATGCAATCTACATTTAAGCCCAGGTAAGGTTCCTCGCGTATCATCGAATTAAACCACATGTTCCTCCGCTTGTGCGGGCCCCCGTCAATTCCTTTGAGTTTCAACCTTGCGATCGTACTCCCCAGGTGGATCACTTAATGCTTTCGCTCAGCCGCCTACTGTGTATCGCAGACAGCGAGTGATCATCGTTTACGGCGTGGACTACCAGGGTATCTAATCCTGTTCGCTCCCCACGCTTTCGTGCCTCAGCGTCAATCATGGCTTAGTAAGCTGCCTTCGCAATCGGCGTTCTGTGTCATATCTATGCATTTCACCGCTACACAACACATTCCGCCTACCTCAACCATATTCAAGACTTGCAGTATCAATGGCAGTTCTACAGTTAAGCTGCAGAATTTCACCACTGACTTACAAGCCCGCCTGCGCACCCTTTAAACCCAATGAATCCGGATAACGCTTGGACCCTCCGTATTACCGCGGCTGCTGGCACGGAGTTAGCCGGTCCTTATTCATTTGCTACCGTCAAATCACTACACGTAGTAACCATTCTTGGCAAACAAAAGCAGTTTACAACCCATAGGGCCGTCATCCTGCACGCGGGATGGCTGGTTCAGACTTGCGTCCATTGACCAATATTCCTCACTGCTGCCTCCCGTAGGAGTCTGGTCCGTGTCTCAGTACCAGTGTGGGGGATAATCCTCTCAGAACCCCTAAAGATCGTCGGCTTGGTGAGCCATTACCTCACCAACTACCTAATCTTACGCATGCCCATCTTATACCACCGAAGTTTTAACTATCCTTTCATGCGAAAAAACAGTACTATGGAGTGTTAATCCACGTTTCCATGGGCTATCCTCCTGTATAAGGCAGGTTGCATACGCGTTACGCACCCGTGCGCCGGTCGCCACCATCCGAAGACGTGCTGCCCCTCGACTTGCATGTGTTAAGCCTCCCGCTAGCGTTCATCCTGAGCCAGGATCAAACTCTCCGTTGTAAATATAAAAAGTTTAAATATCCTTTGCTCTCAGTTTCATCTCTCAGAAATCAACAAAGTTGGTACACCTTGCTTTTTTTTATTTCTAAATTTTTGTGCTTCAAAATGTGAAAGAACTTCCCATAAAAAATCAGCACCTCCGTTAATCCTTTAATGCTGATAAACTATGTTTCTTTATTTTCTCGTGACCTCTTCTCCTATTCTCATCCTCGCTTCGGCCACTATCGCTTTTCCCTCTTTCGGGGCGACAAAGGTAATAACTCTTTTGATTCTGCCAAAATTTTTAAACTAAATTTTAAAGTTTTTTTCAGCTCCCGGTATCTCGTTTTTGTCTCGCAACTCAAACTCAATCCCTTCACTATTACCCCTCAATCTTTCGAATGAACTTCGCTGTTAAAGCGGCTGCAAAAGTAATAGCTTATTTTTATCTGCCAAAACTTTTTTGAGGTTTTTTTAAATTTATTTTCTGACACGAAAATACATCCTTCAAAAACTCCCAAAAACCCCGCCAGATAACGGTTATCACATCATTTCTTAAATGAACTTTGCTTCCTTAAGCGGCTGCAAATGTAAGCAAGTCTTTCTGCTTTCCAAACTTTACAACACATTTTTTAAACCCAAAAACAGCATTTTTTTACAAAACACTGTGTTACAGCACTCTTCATCCAAAGAAAAACACCCAGTATATTAACACCAATGTTAAGTTGTGGTTCATCTTCGAAAAATCAGCCCTAAACAAAGCAAAAAAATACCCCGGAGCTTTTAACAATCCTGGGTAATTTCTGAACTCCCTGCTTTGCTACTTTAAATACAACTCGATGACGGGAATTTCAAAAAGCTACGTCAGATAATTACATTATTTAGCACATCTACACTTAAACAACACCAAGCTTTAAACTAAAATCAATTTAACTAATAAAGGATTTCTTATCCACCTACCTGAACTATTGTAGCTAGTGAACACTTGTATAATTCGCGTATACTACCGCACGCTATTGGATAAAAAAGATTACTATATTATACAAGTACTATTTTTAATGCTTTGAGGAATAAAATAAAATACAATATGAATAAAAGAGTAACAAATTCCTGAAATACAACAATAAATTTATAAAATCGATTTTATTTATTCTATAGATTGAAATAACAGTAATCCTAACCCGATCTTGAGTCTGTTCATCATTAAAACAAGGAAGTTCGATATAGTTCAATTTTCTGAATAACCCTTTACATTCAGAATTATCAATCTTAATAACTCAGAAATATAATATATACCGAAAATGGAGAAATTTCATTACTGATTCTATTTTTAATGATTCTTTTTCCTGTTTTCGACACTGGGTCACCCAAAATTGAAAAGCTGTGCTAATTTCTTCTGTTGATCGTTAATCAGTAAAATTTGAGCCACAGATTTGCCTTTTACAGTTGCTTTTATCTGATAAATTGTTTTGGCAATTTCGATGGCTTTTTCGGGGCTTAATTTTGAGTTCAGACTTTTCAATTGCCTTTCCAATTCTTTGTAGATTTTATAGGCTACAAACGAGATACAAATGTGTGCTTCAATCCTTCGTTGTGCCCGGTGGTAAATTGGCCTGATTTTTAAATCAGTTTTTGATATGCGGAAAGCTTTTTCGATTTGCCACAAATGTCCATAGTTTTCAATTATTTCATCTTTTCCCAGAAAGGCATTTGAAATGTACCCTTTTAAACCATCCCAGGCTGCATCGGCATTATATTTTGTATAGTCGATTTCAATATTTATCTCACCATCCATTTTGAGGTATTTGTTATATCCACGGTTGTTGATACTTGACTTGGTCAGCTTTCCTGTCTTTATCCGCTTTTCTAACTTTTGGAGTCCCTTTTCCCGGTTTTGGCTGTCTTTCTTAGCCCTGCTGTCAGAATAAGTTACAATTAGTTTTAACCCATCTTTTTCGATAACCGCGCTTTCCCCATTTTTCAAACTTAAAGCCAGTATCTGTTCCTGGATTTGCTTCTTTTCATTTTTGATTCGGGCACCAAGGATAAATTCATAACCTTTTTCCTGTAATTCTTCAATATTGGCATTGGACAGAAGGCCAGAATCGGCAATGATAACCAGTTGGTCCAACCTGTATTTTTCTTTGAATGCGTCCAGCACAGGTAGCATGGTGTGTCCTTCAAATTTGTTCCCCTCAAAAATGTCATAGGCAAGCGGATAGCCGTTGCGGCTCACTAAAAGCCCCAATACGATTTGCGGGTTCTGGTGTTTGCCCTCTTTGGAAAAACCTGTTTTTCTGAGAGTATCTTCATGGTCTATTTCAAAATATAAAGTAGTTACATCATAAAATACGATGGTTACCTGCCCTCCCAGTACATGTTTTGTATGCTCATAACTAATCTGCTGCACAAGTTCCTTTTGGGTGGAATGCAGTTTGTCCATGTAACGGTAGATTTGTTGCACCGGATATTCGAGGTCATGGTATTTTTCAAGATAATCGCTTGTTTTAAGCTTGCTTACCGGGTAGGTTAAACGCGAAAGGACAAGCTGCCTGAAAATCTGGTCGTCAATAACATTAAAGCCAATATCATCGAAAATCTTACCCAATAGCAGTTCTGTGCCAACTTCAGTGTGTGAATCGATTTGCTGAAAAACAGATTGAATCAAATTTGTTTCATCAGAAAAATCAAGTGCAGTTTGACCGCTAAAAGTTGCAATGTAATGATGGCCTTTTTCTGTTAATTCTTTAATGGTCTTTTCATCACGGGAACTACCTATTGTTTTTATCAACTTTGGTTTCCCATTTATTTTGGCAATAACCTGCACGCTGATAACACCACTTTTATTTGGCTTTTTCCGGACAAACATGCCATAAAGGTATAAAAACAGCTCCTGGGTCACCCAAAAATCGCCTCGAAAAACACTTAACTAACAGACGGAATGAGAGTTATGAAATCGAAATATTTAGTTGTGTCGAAAACAGGAGAAATATAATATATACCGAAAATGGAGAAATTTCATTACTGA from uncultured Draconibacterium sp. encodes the following:
- a CDS encoding IS1634 family transposase; amino-acid sequence: MFVRKKPNKSGVISVQVIAKINGKPKLIKTIGSSRDEKTIKELTEKGHHYIATFSGQTALDFSDETNLIQSVFQQIDSHTEVGTELLLGKIFDDIGFNVIDDQIFRQLVLSRLTYPVSKLKTSDYLEKYHDLEYPVQQIYRYMDKLHSTQKELVQQISYEHTKHVLGGQVTIVFYDVTTLYFEIDHEDTLRKTGFSKEGKHQNPQIVLGLLVSRNGYPLAYDIFEGNKFEGHTMLPVLDAFKEKYRLDQLVIIADSGLLSNANIEELQEKGYEFILGARIKNEKKQIQEQILALSLKNGESAVIEKDGLKLIVTYSDSRAKKDSQNREKGLQKLEKRIKTGKLTKSSINNRGYNKYLKMDGEINIEIDYTKYNADAAWDGLKGYISNAFLGKDEIIENYGHLWQIEKAFRISKTDLKIRPIYHRAQRRIEAHICISFVAYKIYKELERQLKSLNSKLSPEKAIEIAKTIYQIKATVKGKSVAQILLINDQQKKLAQLFNFG